One genomic window of Quercus robur chromosome 6, dhQueRobu3.1, whole genome shotgun sequence includes the following:
- the LOC126688866 gene encoding desiccation-related protein PCC13-62-like isoform X3, giving the protein MALTAASTTTITTLLISLLFLPKFYSSELDSHTSIAKADVDLLEFPLNLEFFEAEFFLYGALGYGLDKVAPNLTQGGPTPIGAKKANLDPFTRDVIEQFAYQEVGHLRAIQKVVKGFPRPLLDLSKESFAKVVDAAVGKKLSPPFDPYYSGVHYLLASYLIPYVGLTGYVGTIPKLQAPTSRRLVAGLLGVESGQDAVIRAYLYEHAHKIVKPYGITVAQFSNYFSDLRNKLGHEGVKDEGLWVPKSEGAEGKINGNALAGDADSVAYDRTAEEILRVVYGSGDEHKPGGFYPKGGNGNIARSHLH; this is encoded by the exons atggcACTAACTGCTGCTAGcacaaccaccatcaccacTTTACTAATATCCCTACTCTTCCTTCCCAAATTTTATTCTTCTGAACTCGACTCACACACATCAATCGCAAAAGCAGATGTGGATCTTCTGGAATTTCCTCTAAATTTAGAGTTCTTTGAAGCTGAATTCTTTTTGTATGGCGCTCTGGGTTATGGATTAGATAAAGTTGCTCCAAATTTAACCCAGGGAGGTCCAACACCCATTGGTGCTAAAAAGGCAAATTTGGATCCTTTTACCAGGGATGTTATTGAGCAATTTGCTTACCAAGAAGTTGGACACTTGAG GGCCATTCAAAAAGTTGTTAAAGGATTTCCAAGACCATTATTGGACTTAAGTAAAGAATCATTTGCAAAAGTGGTCGATGCTGCAGTAGGGAAAAAGCTGTCCCCACCTTTTGATCCTTATTATAGTGGAGTTCACTACCTCCTTGCATCTTACCTTATTCCTTATGTTGGACTCACGGGCTACGTTGGAACAATTCCAAAACTCCAAGCCCCTACTTCTAGAAGG CTCGTTGCAGGCCTATTAGGTGTGGAATCGGGCCAAGATGCAGTTATTCGAGCATACCTGTATGAGCATGCACACAAGATTGTGAAACCATATGGAATAACGGTGGCACAGTTTTCAAATTACTTTTCGGATCTAAGGAACAAGCTTGGACATGAAGGTGTCAAAGATGAAGGTCTTTGGGTTCCCAAATCTGAAGGTGCTGAGGGAAAGATCAATGGGAACGCACTTGCTGGAGATGCAGACTCTGTTGCATATGATAGGACCGCTGAGGAGATATTGAGGGTTGTTTATGGCTCCGGTGATGAGCATAAACCTGGTGGGTTCTATCCAAAAGGAGGCAATGGTAACATTGCCAGATCTCATCTACATTAA